Proteins from a single region of Chryseobacterium sp. W4I1:
- a CDS encoding heme-binding domain-containing protein: MKKVLVILLVAFIIIQFFPIDKTNPPPTPGMDFLKIKNTPEPVAKIISTSCYDCHSNETEYPWYSSISPASWFVKNHIDEGRKHLNFSTFAMYEPKQQAHKLEECIEMVEKEEMPLESYYVGHQDAKLTADQRKELIKYFKKVKEDTERKMLF; encoded by the coding sequence ATGAAAAAAGTATTGGTTATCCTTCTTGTAGCATTTATTATCATACAGTTTTTTCCAATCGATAAAACTAATCCGCCCCCTACACCCGGTATGGATTTTCTGAAGATTAAAAATACTCCGGAACCTGTTGCAAAGATCATCAGTACCTCCTGTTATGACTGCCATTCCAATGAAACTGAATATCCTTGGTATTCCAGTATTTCTCCGGCCTCATGGTTTGTTAAAAATCATATCGATGAAGGCCGAAAGCATCTTAATTTCTCTACCTTTGCCATGTACGAGCCTAAACAACAGGCTCATAAGCTTGAAGAATGTATTGAGATGGTAGAAAAAGAGGAAATGCCTCTGGAATCTTATTATGTAGGGCATCAGGATGCAAAACTGACTGCTGACCAACGTAAAGAATTAATCAAATACTTCAAAAAAGTAAAAGAAGATACCGAAAGGAAAATGTTATTTTAA
- a CDS encoding thiol-disulfide oxidoreductase DCC family protein — protein sequence MQEKWEDKHIVFFDGECGVCNFWVQWILERDKNDRFMFASLQSEFGQKFLYERGLETKIFNTLYLWKPRHYYYTKSRAVLQIAHILGGIYKLSAVGKIFPTFLSDQVYDLISRNRMKMTNQKCFLPDQEQKKKFIDI from the coding sequence ATGCAGGAGAAATGGGAAGATAAACATATTGTTTTTTTTGACGGGGAATGTGGTGTATGCAATTTTTGGGTGCAATGGATTTTAGAACGGGATAAAAATGACAGATTCATGTTCGCTTCCCTACAGTCTGAGTTTGGGCAGAAATTTTTATATGAGAGAGGTCTGGAAACAAAAATATTCAATACACTGTATCTCTGGAAGCCCCGCCATTACTATTATACAAAATCACGGGCAGTGTTACAAATTGCTCATATCCTGGGTGGTATTTATAAATTATCTGCTGTCGGAAAAATATTTCCCACATTCTTAAGTGATCAGGTTTATGACCTTATTTCCAGAAACAGGATGAAAATGACCAACCAGAAGTGCTTTCTTCCGGATCAGGAGCAGAAGAAAAAATTTATTGACATTTAA
- a CDS encoding alpha-amylase — protein MKKTHFLVSTLVLIFFNSCQSNDENDNENIQQQESHNKTVNVTNHDGRPFSTGSTSVSGKFVSGPGGGVLMQGFYWDVPEGGNWWNTVKDKLTAWSDSGIGAVWLPPASKAQNGAYSMGYDPTDYYDFGNFNQNGSVETRFGSRTELEALITKAHAENMQVYADIVINHNSGGQSHANPFTGTNTWTDFSGVASGKFQRSYNDFYKNSYGNNDEGAFGGFPDLCHANPYVQDWLWGRDDSVGKYYKNVMKFDGWRFDYVKGFGPWVVNTWNANVGGFSVGELWDSNVNTLEYWANNANSSVFDFAAYYKMDEAFDNGNLNVLNDDMMWKRNPYKAVTFVANHDTDIINNKMPAYAYILTHEGYPTIFYRDYEEWLNKERLNNLIWIHNNKATGTTSILYTDNDEYIARRNGYNGNPGLVVYINNSSSWQERWVETNWSSQQIKDFTGNSSWYPTTQGDKWVKIQAPPNSYSIWSLNQ, from the coding sequence ATGAAAAAAACACATTTCTTAGTTTCTACGCTGGTTTTGATATTTTTTAATTCCTGTCAGAGCAATGATGAAAATGATAATGAGAATATCCAGCAGCAGGAATCTCACAACAAAACCGTAAATGTCACCAATCATGACGGCCGCCCCTTCAGTACAGGAAGTACCTCTGTATCTGGGAAATTTGTTTCCGGTCCTGGAGGAGGAGTGCTTATGCAGGGTTTCTATTGGGATGTTCCGGAAGGCGGTAATTGGTGGAATACCGTAAAAGATAAATTAACGGCATGGTCAGATTCCGGGATTGGAGCGGTATGGCTTCCCCCTGCTTCAAAAGCTCAGAACGGAGCCTATTCCATGGGGTATGATCCTACAGATTATTATGATTTCGGAAATTTTAACCAGAATGGAAGTGTGGAAACCCGCTTTGGGTCAAGAACTGAGCTTGAGGCTTTAATTACAAAAGCTCATGCTGAAAATATGCAGGTCTATGCAGATATTGTCATCAATCATAACAGTGGAGGACAATCTCATGCAAATCCTTTTACCGGAACAAATACCTGGACAGATTTCTCAGGGGTCGCTTCCGGGAAATTTCAGAGAAGCTACAATGACTTCTATAAAAACTCTTACGGAAATAATGATGAAGGTGCTTTTGGCGGTTTCCCGGATCTTTGTCATGCTAATCCCTATGTTCAGGACTGGCTTTGGGGAAGGGATGATTCTGTTGGAAAATACTATAAAAATGTCATGAAGTTTGACGGATGGAGATTTGATTATGTAAAAGGTTTTGGACCTTGGGTGGTCAATACCTGGAATGCTAATGTAGGTGGATTTTCAGTAGGTGAATTATGGGATTCAAATGTCAATACCTTGGAATATTGGGCGAATAATGCCAACAGTTCCGTATTTGATTTTGCGGCTTATTATAAAATGGATGAAGCTTTTGACAACGGAAATTTAAATGTTCTGAATGACGATATGATGTGGAAAAGAAATCCTTACAAAGCCGTGACTTTCGTAGCCAATCATGATACCGATATTATCAACAACAAAATGCCGGCTTATGCCTATATCCTGACTCATGAGGGCTATCCAACTATTTTCTACCGTGACTATGAAGAATGGTTAAACAAAGAAAGGTTGAACAACCTGATTTGGATCCATAATAATAAAGCTACCGGAACAACTTCAATCCTGTATACAGACAATGATGAATATATTGCTAGAAGAAACGGCTACAACGGAAATCCCGGGCTGGTCGTTTATATCAATAATTCGTCAAGCTGGCAGGAAAGATGGGTGGAAACGAATTGGAGCAGTCAGCAAATTAAAGATTTTACGGGTAATTCAAGCTGGTATCCAACGACCCAGGGAGATAAATGGGTAAAGATCCAGGCACCACCAAACAGTTACTCAATATGGTCACTGAACCAATAA
- a CDS encoding DUF4290 domain-containing protein — MEYNTQKTQLHMPEYGRIIQQLVERCKELPTKEEKSEMAMAIIDFMGQRNPQLRDEENYKHKLWDHLFILAEYDLDVDSPYPFPTREELAEKPKRMEYPKLQGDFKFYGKSILQLIEKAIELEPGDEKEALIEVIANNMKKSYNVYNKEHVTDDVIFRHLKELSENRLDLTGIESLEKSKIYYTSNNNNRNNNSSRSNSNNSNNNKSQTNKRRHNNNNNHKNRK; from the coding sequence ATGGAATACAATACCCAAAAAACCCAGCTTCATATGCCGGAATACGGCAGAATCATACAGCAGTTGGTTGAACGCTGCAAAGAACTCCCTACCAAAGAGGAAAAGAGTGAAATGGCCATGGCCATTATTGATTTTATGGGTCAAAGAAACCCTCAGCTCCGCGACGAAGAAAATTATAAACATAAACTATGGGATCATCTTTTTATTTTAGCAGAATATGATCTTGATGTAGACTCACCATATCCTTTCCCTACCAGAGAAGAGCTGGCAGAAAAACCTAAAAGAATGGAATACCCTAAACTTCAGGGAGATTTTAAATTCTATGGAAAAAGTATTCTTCAGCTGATAGAAAAAGCAATAGAACTGGAACCTGGTGACGAAAAGGAAGCTTTGATCGAGGTGATCGCCAACAACATGAAGAAGTCTTATAATGTATATAATAAGGAGCATGTAACGGATGATGTTATATTTCGCCATCTGAAAGAGTTGTCTGAAAATAGGCTGGATCTCACAGGAATAGAATCTCTGGAAAAAAGTAAAATCTACTATACCAGCAATAACAATAACCGAAATAACAACAGTAGCAGAAGCAATAGCAATAACAGCAACAATAATAAGAGCCAGACCAATAAAAGAAGGCACAATAATAACAACAACCATAAAAACAGAAAGTAA
- the murA gene encoding UDP-N-acetylglucosamine 1-carboxyvinyltransferase translates to MSGTFQIRGGKRLHGEITPQGAKNEALQILCAVLLTDEEVRIKNIPDIHDVNRLIEILGDFGVKVTKNGHGDFTFKADKVNFDYIKSNEFKKDGAKLRGSIMLMGPMLARYGEAYMPTPGGDKIGRRRLDTHFQGLVELGAEFNYDEDEYFYSLKAKELRGKFILLEEASVTGTANIVMAATLAKGKTRIYNAACEPYLQQLCKMLNRMGANISGIGSNLVTIEGVEYLHGTEHTMLPDMVEIGSWIGLAAMTKSEITIKNVNWSQLGVIPNTFRKLGIQLEQSNDDIFIPAQENYKIQKFIDGSILTISDAPWPGFTPDLLSIILVVATQAKGSLLVHQKMFESRLFFVDKLIDMGAQIILCDPHRATVIGLNQEAPLRGTTMVSPDIRAGNALLIAALSAEGKSIIHNIEQIDRGYENIDGRLKAIGADIERI, encoded by the coding sequence ATGAGTGGAACATTTCAAATACGAGGAGGAAAAAGGCTGCATGGAGAAATAACTCCACAAGGGGCAAAAAATGAAGCTTTGCAAATTTTATGCGCCGTTTTATTAACTGATGAAGAGGTAAGGATTAAAAATATTCCGGACATTCATGATGTCAACAGGCTTATTGAAATCCTTGGAGATTTTGGAGTGAAGGTAACTAAAAATGGTCATGGTGATTTCACTTTCAAAGCTGATAAGGTAAACTTTGATTATATTAAATCAAATGAATTCAAAAAAGACGGTGCTAAACTGAGAGGTTCCATTATGCTGATGGGTCCTATGCTAGCCCGTTATGGTGAAGCTTATATGCCAACTCCGGGAGGTGATAAGATCGGAAGAAGAAGACTGGATACGCATTTTCAAGGGTTAGTAGAACTTGGTGCCGAATTCAATTATGATGAAGATGAATATTTCTATTCATTAAAAGCCAAAGAACTGAGAGGAAAATTCATCCTGTTGGAAGAAGCTTCTGTAACCGGAACTGCAAATATTGTAATGGCTGCCACTCTTGCCAAAGGAAAAACAAGAATTTATAATGCCGCCTGCGAGCCTTATCTTCAGCAATTGTGTAAAATGCTGAACAGAATGGGTGCCAATATTTCAGGAATCGGTTCTAATCTGGTTACGATTGAAGGAGTAGAATATCTTCACGGTACGGAACACACGATGCTTCCGGATATGGTAGAAATAGGATCATGGATAGGTCTTGCTGCCATGACAAAATCTGAAATCACCATTAAAAATGTAAACTGGAGCCAGCTTGGCGTTATCCCAAATACATTCAGAAAATTAGGAATTCAGCTTGAACAGAGTAATGATGATATCTTCATTCCTGCTCAGGAAAATTATAAGATCCAGAAATTTATTGACGGATCTATCCTTACGATTTCAGATGCTCCATGGCCGGGATTCACACCGGATCTATTGTCTATCATTTTAGTGGTAGCTACTCAGGCTAAAGGAAGTCTCTTGGTTCATCAGAAAATGTTTGAATCCAGATTATTCTTTGTAGATAAACTGATTGATATGGGTGCCCAGATTATTTTATGTGATCCGCACAGAGCTACGGTAATCGGCTTGAATCAGGAAGCTCCTTTGAGAGGAACAACTATGGTTTCTCCGGATATCAGAGCTGGAAATGCACTTCTTATTGCAGCCCTTTCTGCGGAAGGAAAATCCATCATTCACAATATTGAACAGATCGACAGGGGTTATGAGAATATTGACGGAAGACTGAAAGCGATTGGAGCTGACATTGAAAGAATTTAG
- a CDS encoding DUF2207 domain-containing protein: MKKWLQLFLLQFFFMAFAQNEGERADQLSIIGSEKIISFHSDIEVDKNSGITVTENIKVYSLGNNIKRGIFRALPLSRNLNNKTQKVKYDIISVKKNGSDEDYHEKKEDGYLKIYAGNKDVILDPGTYDYEIKYKAENQIGFFPKHDEFYWNVNGTYWDFDVDSISTKVTLPENAGIIQNSCYTGEYGSNAQNCTVHILSDHSIEWSASGLRANEGLTVAVGFKKGIMVPPPPPTTLEKYGILVGGCILFLGLIMYLYSTWRKYGIDPETPTVYPQFNVPENLSPASLGYINSESFKNKYLTAAVVSLAVKGYIKIVEGEDSGLLGFFNTKTFTLEKLKEADESLPKEEINLINSLFSGHENTVKFDGKYDSKIETAVRNFKETLRFQHEEFLNEGNNTKKLLFPWLVISLLYGFGLFISYTILPEFERVFAGVLLYIILFIAFVLIAFLTKKLSWKLLFLVPIPLSIVLGIGGVISQEGTNAQTVNFSACYIFLALAFSAMVLYQYLIKQPSKEKLRKKSLIEGFKMYMGAAENEQLKFHNPPQMTPQVFETLLPFAMVMDVDQIWGQKFDDLLKRTSTEYHNTWYYGGVMNHYAFANTLNSSLTQSIQSASTQPSSSSSGSGGGGFSGGGGGGGGGGGW; this comes from the coding sequence ATGAAAAAGTGGTTGCAGCTTTTCCTTCTTCAGTTTTTTTTCATGGCCTTTGCTCAAAATGAAGGCGAGCGGGCAGATCAGCTTTCTATTATCGGATCAGAAAAGATTATTTCCTTTCATTCCGATATTGAGGTGGATAAAAATTCGGGAATTACCGTTACAGAAAACATAAAAGTATACAGCCTTGGAAATAATATTAAACGGGGGATCTTCAGAGCGCTCCCTTTATCCAGGAACCTTAATAATAAAACGCAGAAAGTAAAGTATGATATTATTTCTGTTAAAAAGAACGGATCAGATGAAGACTATCATGAAAAAAAGGAAGACGGCTATTTAAAAATCTACGCCGGGAATAAAGACGTTATTCTGGATCCCGGAACCTATGATTATGAAATAAAATACAAGGCAGAAAACCAGATTGGTTTTTTCCCAAAGCATGATGAATTCTACTGGAACGTGAACGGAACTTACTGGGATTTTGATGTAGATTCTATTTCTACAAAAGTAACTCTTCCCGAGAATGCCGGAATCATTCAGAACTCCTGCTATACCGGAGAATATGGCAGCAATGCTCAGAATTGCACAGTGCATATACTTTCGGATCATTCTATAGAATGGAGTGCTTCAGGACTTAGGGCTAATGAAGGTCTTACCGTTGCAGTTGGTTTCAAAAAAGGAATTATGGTACCGCCGCCGCCTCCAACTACGCTTGAAAAATACGGAATTCTAGTAGGTGGATGCATCCTGTTTTTAGGTTTGATCATGTATCTTTATTCAACGTGGAGAAAATACGGGATAGATCCTGAAACCCCTACCGTTTACCCGCAGTTCAATGTTCCTGAAAACCTTTCGCCGGCTTCCCTGGGATATATTAATTCTGAAAGTTTTAAAAATAAATATCTTACGGCAGCTGTTGTCAGCCTTGCCGTAAAAGGGTATATCAAGATTGTTGAAGGGGAAGATTCCGGGTTGCTTGGATTTTTCAATACCAAGACTTTTACGTTAGAAAAATTAAAAGAAGCAGATGAATCTTTACCGAAAGAAGAGATCAATCTGATCAACAGTCTTTTTTCAGGCCATGAAAATACTGTAAAGTTCGATGGAAAGTATGACTCAAAAATTGAAACGGCAGTTCGTAATTTCAAGGAAACGCTGAGGTTTCAGCATGAAGAATTTTTAAATGAAGGAAATAATACAAAGAAGTTATTATTCCCATGGCTTGTGATCAGTTTACTGTACGGCTTTGGCCTATTTATAAGCTACACTATACTGCCTGAATTTGAAAGAGTATTTGCCGGAGTACTTTTATATATCATTCTTTTCATTGCATTTGTCTTAATCGCATTTTTAACGAAAAAACTATCCTGGAAACTTCTGTTCCTGGTTCCTATTCCACTCAGTATTGTTTTGGGAATAGGCGGAGTCATTTCTCAGGAAGGGACAAATGCTCAAACTGTAAACTTCAGTGCTTGCTATATTTTCCTTGCGCTGGCATTTTCGGCAATGGTGCTTTATCAGTATTTAATTAAGCAGCCATCCAAAGAAAAGCTGAGAAAAAAATCACTGATAGAGGGTTTCAAAATGTATATGGGAGCTGCAGAAAACGAGCAGCTGAAATTCCATAACCCTCCTCAGATGACTCCACAGGTCTTCGAAACACTTCTTCCGTTTGCTATGGTAATGGATGTGGATCAGATCTGGGGACAGAAATTTGATGATTTGCTGAAAAGAACATCAACGGAATATCATAATACGTGGTACTATGGAGGAGTGATGAATCACTATGCCTTTGCCAATACCCTGAATTCAAGTCTTACTCAGTCCATACAATCTGCATCTACACAGCCGTCCAGCTCAAGCAGCGGTTCCGGAGGTGGTGGATTCTCCGGAGGAGGCGGTGGCGGTGGCGGAGGCGGTGGGTGGTAA
- a CDS encoding LemA family protein, with translation MTIVIIVLIAACLLYGVSIYNRLVKLRNLVQEAWSSIDVMLKKRHDLIPNLVETVKGYATHERDTLDSVIRARTQAVDADSVQAKEAAEKNLNQAMMNLFAVAEQYPDLKANTNFQQLQSELTSIENDVEKSRRYYNGTVRENNTLVESFPSNIVANMYKFEKSPFFELDNIAEREVPTVKF, from the coding sequence ATGACCATAGTTATTATTGTTTTAATCGCAGCATGTCTCCTTTACGGAGTTTCTATCTACAACCGCCTGGTAAAACTGAGAAATCTTGTTCAGGAAGCGTGGAGCAGTATTGATGTGATGCTTAAAAAAAGGCATGACCTTATTCCTAATCTTGTAGAAACAGTAAAAGGATATGCCACTCACGAACGTGACACCCTTGACAGTGTGATCAGAGCCAGAACTCAGGCTGTAGATGCAGATTCGGTTCAGGCTAAAGAAGCTGCAGAGAAAAATCTGAATCAGGCAATGATGAATTTATTTGCTGTGGCAGAACAATATCCCGATCTGAAAGCCAATACCAACTTTCAACAGTTGCAGAGCGAGCTTACTTCTATAGAAAATGATGTTGAAAAATCAAGAAGATATTATAACGGGACTGTTCGCGAGAACAATACTCTGGTAGAGTCTTTCCCAAGCAATATTGTGGCGAATATGTACAAATTTGAGAAATCGCCGTTCTTTGAACTGGATAATATCGCCGAAAGGGAAGTTCCAACCGTAAAATTCTAA
- a CDS encoding NIL domain-containing protein, with the protein MITPNPTLQVIPNNKMSLPKKELILEIELNGKMKFEHIMNAIYNQFGICHKVLSANVEYVNGNSFGSIQLYINVSSEDYQNLEFYLNKNKLLSTMVEYNCRKYF; encoded by the coding sequence ATGATTACACCTAATCCAACTTTGCAGGTCATCCCCAATAATAAGATGAGCCTGCCTAAAAAAGAACTGATACTGGAAATAGAATTAAATGGCAAAATGAAATTTGAGCATATAATGAATGCTATTTACAATCAGTTTGGGATCTGCCACAAGGTGTTGTCTGCTAATGTGGAATATGTGAACGGGAACAGTTTTGGTTCAATACAGTTATACATTAATGTCAGTTCAGAAGACTATCAGAACCTGGAGTTTTATCTGAATAAAAATAAACTTTTAAGTACCATGGTGGAATACAACTGCCGGAAGTATTTTTAG
- a CDS encoding YiiX/YebB-like N1pC/P60 family cysteine hydrolase, with amino-acid sequence MIKFKKKPLQKTGKAILYTFFLVIILLLQYCTSRSKGVRLKNGDLLFVTAKETGLSGAINNVTQKKKEASFDHIGIVEEQDKQWYVLHAAPKGGSQKQNLASFIKDQSDEGQKVVVYRLKPKFQKAIPEALKKAESMVGKPYNFNYILEENSYYCSDYIERAFREYNIFKLEPMTFVDPKTGKINEFWTEFYKKKNLEVPEGKPGCNPNGLAASEKLEKLGEL; translated from the coding sequence ATGATTAAATTTAAAAAAAAGCCTCTTCAAAAAACTGGAAAAGCAATACTCTATACTTTTTTCCTTGTTATAATTCTGCTGCTGCAATATTGTACTTCACGTTCTAAAGGAGTGCGGCTAAAGAATGGAGATCTTCTTTTCGTGACGGCAAAAGAAACCGGACTTTCCGGAGCGATCAATAATGTAACTCAGAAAAAGAAAGAAGCCTCATTTGATCATATTGGAATTGTGGAAGAACAGGATAAGCAATGGTATGTTCTTCATGCTGCACCCAAAGGAGGTTCCCAAAAACAGAATCTCGCATCTTTTATTAAAGATCAGTCTGATGAAGGACAGAAAGTGGTTGTTTACCGCTTAAAACCTAAATTTCAGAAAGCGATTCCTGAAGCTCTGAAAAAAGCTGAATCAATGGTTGGGAAGCCTTATAATTTCAATTATATTTTAGAAGAAAATTCATACTACTGTTCAGATTATATTGAAAGAGCATTCAGGGAATACAATATTTTCAAGCTGGAACCTATGACATTCGTAGATCCCAAAACAGGTAAAATCAATGAATTCTGGACAGAATTTTACAAAAAGAAAAACCTGGAAGTTCCGGAAGGAAAACCCGGATGTAATCCCAACGGACTGGCTGCCTCCGAAAAATTAGAAAAACTAGGAGAGTTGTAG
- a CDS encoding DUF1801 domain-containing protein, with translation MQILADSVTDYISKIPEERQEVFKKIFDTVNENLPQGFKENVSYGMVGWAVPLETYPAGYHCAPGSPLPFMGLASQKNFIAFYHMGMYADPELLNWFVAEYPKYSKRKLDMGKSCVRFKKMDDIPFELIAEVSKKMTVEDWINIYEAQFKKKK, from the coding sequence ATGCAAATTCTGGCGGATTCTGTAACCGATTATATTTCAAAAATTCCTGAAGAAAGACAGGAAGTTTTCAAAAAAATATTTGATACCGTAAACGAAAATCTACCCCAAGGTTTCAAAGAAAATGTCAGCTATGGAATGGTAGGCTGGGCAGTTCCTCTAGAAACTTATCCAGCAGGGTATCACTGTGCGCCGGGTTCTCCGCTGCCTTTTATGGGGCTGGCTTCTCAGAAGAACTTTATTGCATTCTATCATATGGGAATGTATGCAGATCCTGAATTACTGAACTGGTTTGTTGCCGAATATCCTAAATATTCAAAAAGAAAACTGGATATGGGAAAATCCTGTGTACGATTCAAAAAAATGGATGACATTCCTTTTGAGCTCATTGCTGAGGTTAGTAAAAAAATGACCGTAGAAGACTGGATTAATATTTATGAAGCTCAGTTTAAAAAGAAAAAATAA
- a CDS encoding T9SS type A sorting domain-containing protein, giving the protein MKIHLPIKLLPAVALFAISTVNAQNFQTMPVSSGYTADVIANDVGPATGSTTEDVDGVSFAFVARDFKLTSSSTPITYGLPVNGLINSVAASTPGLSFQLGDLYGNNSLKISSSATGSNSGTLAFVTPVPAFKVYMLSTGGSGTCTVNVTVNFTDNTSQIFSGIAISDWYGGSNYAIQGIGRINRTNNVLEPNSSNPRLYQTALTIDAANQTKPVQSVTVTKVSGTGIANVFAFSADAYTDCVAPTLQPVGTLTSNSAQVLWTIPGSVQAVSYDIYYSTTNTAPTSATAPSHPGVTGNTFTIPSLSPSTVYYYWVRSNCSTATAQSSWSLGGTFTTLCGAVMPSYTNDFSSFPGTCWAAGLSGGSPDTGPTGTTAYWGSGGFLGTGSGGSATINLYSTGRAGWLKTVPFNLSAGSYKVKFDYGVAAYLSTSSSPMGSDDVVQFLASNDGGTTWTTLETWNAANAPTNTSTQYVYTLTGYSSANTVFAFYATDGTVNDAPDYNFYVDNFTVESAQLSTSEVKGEVKKASVHPNPFRDILYISDSREVKSVAVGDASGRTLKTFTGPVKELDLSTLNTGLYFVTIYFKDGSQSTVKTIKK; this is encoded by the coding sequence ATGAAAATACATTTACCAATTAAACTTTTACCGGCAGTAGCTCTTTTTGCAATATCTACCGTGAACGCCCAAAATTTTCAGACCATGCCTGTCTCCTCAGGATACACGGCAGACGTTATTGCTAATGATGTAGGTCCGGCTACAGGAAGTACTACAGAAGATGTTGATGGAGTATCGTTTGCCTTTGTGGCAAGAGATTTTAAGCTTACCTCAAGCAGCACGCCAATTACCTATGGACTTCCCGTCAATGGATTGATTAATTCTGTGGCAGCTTCTACACCGGGATTAAGTTTTCAACTGGGAGACCTTTATGGGAACAATTCCTTGAAAATTTCCAGTAGCGCAACGGGAAGCAACAGTGGAACACTGGCATTTGTCACGCCTGTTCCAGCCTTTAAAGTGTATATGCTCTCTACCGGTGGAAGTGGAACCTGCACAGTTAATGTGACTGTTAATTTTACGGATAATACTTCCCAGATATTTTCAGGAATAGCTATCTCTGACTGGTATGGCGGATCAAATTATGCGATCCAGGGAATTGGAAGAATCAACAGAACAAATAATGTTTTGGAACCGAATTCTTCAAATCCGAGACTTTATCAGACGGCATTAACGATTGATGCGGCCAATCAGACAAAGCCTGTTCAAAGTGTTACTGTAACGAAAGTCAGCGGTACCGGAATTGCCAATGTTTTTGCTTTTTCAGCGGATGCCTACACAGATTGTGTGGCTCCTACACTTCAGCCTGTCGGAACTCTTACTTCAAACTCAGCCCAGGTGTTATGGACAATACCTGGCAGTGTTCAGGCTGTAAGTTATGATATTTATTACAGTACCACCAATACGGCTCCTACAAGTGCTACAGCACCTAGTCATCCGGGAGTTACAGGAAATACATTTACTATTCCGTCTTTATCACCAAGTACAGTGTATTATTATTGGGTAAGAAGCAATTGCAGTACGGCAACGGCTCAAAGCAGCTGGTCACTTGGCGGAACATTTACTACTTTATGCGGTGCTGTGATGCCGTCATATACCAACGATTTCAGCAGCTTCCCGGGAACATGCTGGGCAGCCGGTCTTTCCGGAGGAAGTCCTGATACTGGACCTACAGGAACAACAGCTTATTGGGGATCTGGCGGATTCTTAGGAACAGGGTCTGGAGGATCAGCAACCATCAATTTATATAGTACAGGAAGAGCAGGCTGGCTGAAGACCGTACCTTTTAATCTTTCAGCTGGCTCATATAAGGTTAAATTTGACTATGGTGTAGCTGCTTATCTTAGTACGAGTTCTTCACCAATGGGATCCGATGATGTGGTGCAGTTTTTAGCTTCAAACGACGGAGGAACTACATGGACGACCCTGGAAACATGGAACGCAGCTAACGCACCAACCAATACCTCTACCCAGTATGTTTATACGTTAACAGGATATAGCAGTGCCAATACTGTATTTGCTTTTTATGCAACGGACGGAACAGTGAATGATGCTCCGGACTACAATTTTTATGTTGACAATTTTACTGTAGAAAGTGCCCAGCTGAGTACTTCAGAAGTAAAAGGGGAGGTAAAGAAAGCGTCAGTTCATCCTAATCCATTCAGAGATATCCTGTATATTTCGGATAGCAGAGAAGTAAAATCTGTAGCAGTAGGTGATGCTTCAGGCCGAACACTGAAAACCTTTACCGGTCCTGTAAAAGAGCTTGATCTGAGCACACTGAACACAGGGTTGTATTTTGTAACGATCTATTTTAAAGACGGATCACAGTCTACTGTGAAAACGATCAAAAAATAA